TGCTCAGCAGCACCTGGCTGAATACCAGCAGTTCACCTACTTTTTCATCACCGGCAATCAATATGGTCAGTAATGCAGGAATAATCGCCAGCAGGCGGGTAATCAGGCGTCTTAGCCAGGGATTGATCCGCAGGCGCAGATAACCTTCCATTACAATTTGTCCGGCAAGCGTACCGGTTACGGTGGAGCTTTGTCCCGCTGCGATCAGTGCCACCGCAAAAAGAATGGGCGCTAACTTGCTGCCCAGTAATTTTTCCAGCAGCTGGTGCGCATCCTGGATTTCGGCAATATGGGTATTACCGGATTTAAAGAACACGGTAGCTGCCAGGATCAGGATGGCCGCATTTACCAGGAAGGCCAGGTTCAGGGCAATGGTACTATCAATGAAATTAAGTTTCAACGCTTGTTTGATGCCCTTTTCATCCCGCTGGATTTTGCGGGTTTGTACCAGTGCGGAATGCAGGTAAAGGTTGTGTGGCATTACCGTAGCCCCAATAATGCCAATAGCGATATATAAGGCGGTGTCATTGGGGATGGAGGGGATAAAGCCTTTGACTACTTCGCCCATATCGGGTTTGGCTAATACCAGTTCGCTGAGGAAGGAGAGGCCAACAATAGCCACCAGGCTAATGATGAAAGCCTCCATTTTACGGATACCATAGCGTTGGAGGACCAGCAGAATAAAGGTGTCGAACACGGTGATACTCACCCCCCATATCAGGGGGAGGCCGGTAAGCAGTTGTATACCGATGGCCATACCCAGCACTTCCGCCAGGTCGGTAGCTGCGATGGCAATTTCTGCGAGGATATACAGGATGAAATTGACCGGAGCGGGATATGTTTCCCGGTTGGCCTGTGCCAGATCCCGTCCGCGTACGATACCCAGCCGGGCGCTCAGGCTTTGCAGCAGTAAAGCCATCAGGTTGCTCATGAGCAATACCCACAGGAGCTTATAACCAAACTGGCTGCCGCCGGCCAGGTCCGTAGCCCAGTTGCCCGGATCCATATATCCTACACTCACCAGGTAAGCAGGGCCGAAAAACGCCAGTAATTTTTTCCAGCGCGACCTGCTGGTGGTATCTACACTTTGATGAACTTCGCTGAGTGAGGTATGCGGCTGATGCGGGTGGCTCATAAACGTTAAATCTAAAGAAATTCTCAAAACATTTATGGCATCCGGTATGTTTTTTGATAAAAAGCGTCTTCATATAAAAATTATATATAACTTTTCGCCCTGAATCTTTTGTGTAATGAATCGGTTTTTGATTATTCTTCTGACCATTGGTCTTTTATCAGCTTGCAAGTCTAAAGAGAAAGGCAACGGTAATGCCGACGCGCCGCTCACCTTTGAAGATTTTCAGGCATTTTTTAAAGAGGCCCCTTTGCCTTATAAGCTCACGCCGGAAACACTACAGGCCAACATCCCCGATTCGCTTAGCCTGGATAAAAAAGTGATCCAGCAGTTTTTAACGGATACCCTGACCAAAGGGGATTTTCCTAAAGCTACCCCGCTGAAATATTATCCGTTACAACAACTCCAGGGGGCAGACATGCGCTATTTTCTGGTAAAAGTAAAGGGAGGGAATACCGCGAATGCTTATCTATGTTTTACGGATAAAAAAGGTAAATACCTGAATCAGA
The Chitinophaga sp. H8 DNA segment above includes these coding regions:
- a CDS encoding Nramp family divalent metal transporter, whose amino-acid sequence is MSHPHQPHTSLSEVHQSVDTTSRSRWKKLLAFFGPAYLVSVGYMDPGNWATDLAGGSQFGYKLLWVLLMSNLMALLLQSLSARLGIVRGRDLAQANRETYPAPVNFILYILAEIAIAATDLAEVLGMAIGIQLLTGLPLIWGVSITVFDTFILLVLQRYGIRKMEAFIISLVAIVGLSFLSELVLAKPDMGEVVKGFIPSIPNDTALYIAIGIIGATVMPHNLYLHSALVQTRKIQRDEKGIKQALKLNFIDSTIALNLAFLVNAAILILAATVFFKSGNTHIAEIQDAHQLLEKLLGSKLAPILFAVALIAAGQSSTVTGTLAGQIVMEGYLRLRINPWLRRLITRLLAIIPALLTILIAGDEKVGELLVFSQVLLSMQLGFAVIPLIHFVSDKKTMGDYAIKPIVKVMSWIVTTVLVYLNLRMVYAEVATYITQSGNLWVGALLIAGGLGFVILLLITIVYPLLSRYQQKASAAIHPSQVSLGTMEAPVYYRIAMALDFSKQDENIIANAIAHGNEQTEYLLIHIVESASARYFGAASDDLETRKDQEQLDTYITLLAGKNIRAKGVLGYKHRAKEIVRIVKAEKADFLVLGGHGHTGIKDWIYGETANQVRHHVKVPVLVVQ